The following proteins are co-located in the Halictus rubicundus isolate RS-2024b chromosome 1, iyHalRubi1_principal, whole genome shotgun sequence genome:
- the LOC143365719 gene encoding polyamine-transporting ATPase 13A3 isoform X2, translating into MTTSNGVKDDQTSEIQWQRIHTGQDEDMRIYGFERSNLKRILTCVSYVLTVGWIRLFFHWYPHLHVYATHKKCPLNRATKLLVTDNYQGKYKSYFVKEVKTVSAKNLSSQELSRVFGNNDKHLVEKIKCKKLQIRLENGTQREMFEYRAFWCKKQCYVWDTQQNTFSRLVGLDKYTLCSDLHLCSNQGLSKEEQCLRRLVYGNNEIVVPVQSIGVLLLLEVLNPFYIFQAFTLCVWLAEDYLYYTAAIICMSFFGITSSIIQTRKNQMNLRSTVASTETIRVRRGPSRSETIPCSDLVPGDIIELPARRATVVCDAVLLTGQCILNESMLTGESVPVTKTPLPSEHVLYEPKECSHHTIFNGTSIIQTRCHGSGPVLARVIRTGFHTNKGGLVAAILYPPPADFKFDQDSYKFIGILAFIATCGFIYTILTKASRGITVGDIAIKALDIITIVVPPALPAAMTVGKLYAQSRLKRAQIYCINNRVINVSGSINCVCFDKTGTLTEDGLDMWGIVPCTNGVLGESERSVPKLKDHPLFEGMLVCHSLTLIDEQLGGDPLDVKMFESTGWILEEPNVGRSNKFDPDSVTTTIVKSGKNERDSSGLGIVQQYQFSSSLQRMSVIARESGSNTYKAYTKGSPEMILSLSKPDTVPKDILFSLRRYTEQGYRVIAMGRTEFAGDSAKITKLPRDAIEQNLEFLGLVIMENRLKAPTKAVIEELRSADMHILMITGDNIQTAVSVAKECGILSPQETVIDVTVVMKENKMQPEIYFNAQEFLPKLNPRDKKLRITELRDIEQTVSSSNYRFALSGQSWQLLREHYPDIVPRICIRGAIFARMTSDQKQQLVLELMQLGYYVAMCGDGANDCGALRAAHAGVSLSEAESRHCPSLIIDLKFDTI; encoded by the exons ATGACAACATCCAATG GGGTAAAAGATGACCAAACGTCGGAAATTCAATGGCAAAGGATTCATACTGGCCAAGACGAGGATATG CGGATTTATGGCTTTGAGAGGAGCAACCTGAAACGTATTTTGACTTGCGTATCTTACGTATTGACCGTCGGTTGGATCAGACTGTTCTTCCACTGGTATCCTCATTTGCATGTCTATGCGACTCACAAGAAGTGCCCCTTGAATCGTGCTACGAAATTGCTCGTAACC GATAATTATCAAGGAAAGTACAAGTCCTACTTTGTGAAGGAAGTAAAAACCGTTTCCGCGAAGAACCTCAG CTCGCAAGAATTGTCGAGAGTTTTCGGCAACAACGATAAACACCTCGTCGAGAAGATCAAGTGCAAAAAGCTGCAGATTCGTTTGGAGAATGGCACGCAACGCGAGATGTTCGAGTACAGAGCATTCTGGTGTAAGAAGCAGTGTTACGTCTGGGACACGCAGCAAAACACGTTCTCCAGATTGGTCGGTCTGGACAAATACACGTTGTGTTCGGACCTACATTTATGCAGCAATCAAGGTCTTTCGAAGGAAGAACAATGCCTCAG GCGACTTGTCTACGGAAACAACGAGATCGTTGTGCCTGTGCAAAGCATCGGCGTACTACTGCTACTGGAAGTTTTGAATCCGTTTTATATTTTCCAAGCATTCACGCTTTGCGTATGGCTCGCAGAAGATTACCTGTACTATACCGCGGCAATTATATGCATGTCGTTCTTTGGTATCACGAGTTCCATAATACAGACCCGCAAG AATCAAATGAATCTGCGAAGCACGGTCGCGTCAACGGAGACGATTCGCGTACGCAGAGGCCCTTCGCGGTCAGAAACCATACCGTGCAGCGACTTGGTCCCTGGCGATATCATAGAGTTGCCCGCTCGTCGGGCCACCGTGGTATGCGACGCAGTCTTGCTAACCGGCCAATGTATATTAAACGAATCTATGCTGACCG GAGAGTCGGTACCAGTCACAAAAACTCCACTGCCATCGGAACACGTTCTTTACGAGCCGAAAGAGTGCTCCCATCACACGATATTCAACGGCACCAGCATCATTCAAACCAG ATGTCACGGGAGTGGTCCAGTTCTCGCGCGAGTTATTCGAACGGGTTTCCACACGAACAAGGGAGGTTTGGTAGCGGCTATTTTGTATCCACCACCAGCGGACTTCAAGTTCGATCAAGATTCTTACAAATTTATCGGCATCCTCGCCTTCATTGCCACTTGCGGTTTCATTTACACCATCTTGACCAAG GCTTCCAGAGGAATCACGGTCGGTGACATTGCCATAAAGGCGTTGGACATAATAACGATAGTGGTTCCGCCAGCGCTTCCCGCGGCGATGACGGTAGGAAAACTGTATGCCCAGTCGCGGCTGAAAAGAGCACAGATCTATTGCATCAACAACAGGGTTATCAACGTATCCGGCAGTATAAATTGCGTCTGCTTCGACAAG ACGGGGACTTTGACGGAGGATGGTTTGGACATGTGGGGAATCGTGCCCTGTACGAACGGTGTTCTCGGCGAATCGGAGAGAAGCGTTCCCAAACTAAAGGATCATCCTCTTTTCGAGGGCATGCTGGTTTGTCACAGTTTGACTCTGATAGACGAGCAACTCGGCGGGGATCCTCTGGACGTCAAG ATGTTCGAGAGTACCGGATGGATACTGGAGGAACCAAACGTCGGTCGCTCGAACAAGTTCGATCCCGATTCCGTAACAACGACGATCGTAAAGTCGGGCAAGAACGAGAGAGATTCGTCAGGACTCGGAATAGTGCAACAGTATCAATTCTCGAGTTCTCTGCAACGAATGTCCGTAATAGCGCGCGAATCGGGTTCCAACACTTACAAAGCTTACACGAAGGGTTCGCCCGAAATGATTCTCAGTCTGAGCAAACCTGATACCGTCCCGAAAGATATCCTGTTTAGCTTAAGACGGTACACGGAACAGGGTTATCGCGTTATAGCTATGGGTCGCACGGAATTCGCCGGAGATAGCGCCAAG ATAACGAAACTGCCCCGCGACGCGATCGAACAAAACCTGGAGTTTCTGGGTTTAGTCATCATGGAGAACAGATTGAAAGCACCAACGAAAGCAGTCATCGAGGAACTGAGGTCAGCCGACATGCACATTCTAATGATCACTG GGGATAATATCCAAACTGCTGTGAGCGTTGCAAAAGAATGTGGCATTTTGTCGCCGCAAGAAACTGTGATAGACGTCACTGTAGTTATGAAAGAAAACAAGATGCAACCAGAGATTTATTTTAATGCTCAGGAATTTCTTCCTAAACtg AATCCTCGCGACAAAAAACTGAGGATAACCGAGTTACGGGATATAGAACAAACCGTAAGCAGCAGTAATTATCGGTTCGCGTTGTCAGGCCAGTCGTGGCAGTTGTTGCGCGAGCATTATCCGGACATTGTGCCGAGAATTTGTATACGCGGTGCGATATTCGCCAGGATGACCAGCGATCAAAAGCAGCAATTAGTATTGGAGCTGATGCAACTCGGTTATTACGTTG CTATGTGCGGGGATGGTGCGAACGACTGTGGTGCTCTACGAGCGGCGCACGCCGGCGTATCCTTGTCCGAGGCAGAATCTAG ACATTGTCCTTCATTAATAATTGACTTGAAGTTTGACACAATATAA
- the Tango9 gene encoding transport and golgi organization 9 yields the protein MAWSHYQCILAALMVVTGSFNTLSVKYADQQVVEGEDGQLRHFNHPFMQSSFMFVGEMLCLLVFKIVYAYYKRRDDGSVDNNPLSKGTRVFNPFILLIPALCDTCATSIMYIGLNMTYASSFQMLRGSVIIFTALLSMGFLDRKLESREWLGIGMVIIGLTLVGLSDVITMEDSDMSTNSILTGDLLIICAQVITAIQMVVEEKFVAGQNIPALQAVGWEGIFGFVTICLLIIPLNFIHVPPPFADNSRGTLEATKDAFIQIGNSGRLLTAILGITFSIAFFNFAGISVTKEMSATTRMILDSVRTFVIWAFSLAFRWQTFHYLQLIGFATLLVGMSYYNNIIIPQLVRKCIYSLGRHRPPPSSERIINIAADDIPETQ from the exons ATGGCTTGGTCACATTATCAATGCATTTTGGCTGCGCTTATGGTTGTTACTGGGTCATTTAATACTTTATCTGTCAA ATACGCAGATCAACAAGTCGTGGAAGGCGAAGATGGTCAACTTAGGCACTTCAATCATCCGTTTATGCAATCTTCCTTCATGTTTGTAGGAGAAATGCTATGCCTTCttgtatttaaaatagtatatgCTTATTATAAACGCAGAGAC GATGGTTCTGTAGATAACAATCCTTTGAGTAAAGGTACGCGTGTTTTTAATCCCTTTATTCTGCTAATCCCGGCATTGTGCGACACGTGTGCCACCTCTATCATGTACATCGGCTTGAATATGACATATGCGAGCAGTTTTCAAATGTTACGTGGTTCCGTCATAATATTCACAGCTTTACTTTCTATGGGTTTTCTCGATAGAAAACTCGAAAGTAGAGAATGGCTTGGCATAGGTATGGTCATAATCGGTTTAACTCTTGTTGGACTCAGTGATGTAATAACTATGGAAGATTCAGATATGAGCACAAACTCTATCTTGACTGGAGATTTACTTATTATATGTGCACag GTGATAACGGCTATTCAAATGGTGgtggaagaaaaatttgtagccGGCCAGAACATACCGGCATTACAAGCGGTCGGATGGGAGG GTATTTTTGGATTCGTCACCATATGTTTGCTAATAATACCTCTGAATTTTATACACGTTCCACCTCCATTCGCTGATAATTCTCGAGGTACACTAGAAGCCACTAAAGATGCGTTTATTCAGATTGGAAACAGTGGACGTTTGCTGACAGCAATACTCG GTATTACTTTCAGCATAGCATTCTTTAATTTCGCGGGTATCAGCGTTACTAAAGAAATGAGTGCTACGACAAGAATGATTTTAGATAGTGTTCGAACTTTCGTCATTTGGGCTTTCTCGTTGGCATTTAGGTGGCAAACATTTCATTATTTACAA cTAATTGGCTTTGCCACTCTGCTCGTTGGAATGTCGtactataataatattattatcccACAACTAGTAAGGAAATGTATATATTCGTTAGGCCGTCACAGACCACCACCATCAAGCGAGCGAATTATTAATATAGCTGCCGACGACATTCCAGAAACTCAATAA
- the Atpcl gene encoding ATP-citrate synthase translates to MSAKAIREATGKDLINRKLPSGTNAVQCRFVTITEHTNWADVLNSNPWLKSESLVVKPDQLIKRRGKLGLIKVNVNWATAKQWITDRMNKDQQIGKTTGKLRTFIIEPFVPHKQEEEAYVCIYSHRKADTILFHHEGGVDIGDVDAKALKLEVPVGEGLPDQATLMKKLLTNVANDKKETIAKFIESLYKLYVNLYFTYLEINPLVVTDNGIYILDLAAKLDTTADFVCRPDWGEIDYPPPFGRDAYTEEAYIADLDAKSGASLKLTILNPAGRIWTMVAGGGASVIYSDTICDLGAATELANYGEYSGAPSEQQTYDYAKTILSLMTKEKRKEGKVLIIGGGIANFTNVAATFKGIVKALQEYQPKLVEHNIQIFVRRAGPNYQEGLRIIREVGRRLGIPVYVFGPETHMTAICAMALGKKPIPDPETQEFSTANFLLPSGQDVGPTAPSKSTSCSPTKQPKLKASESVDGSANKQLFSSKTRAIIWGMQTRAVQSMLDFDFVCRRSEPSVAAIVYPFTGDHKQKFYWGHKEVLIPVYKQMKDAMTKHTDADVMVTFASLRSAYDSAVETMQFPQIRTIAIIAEGIPENMTRKLILMAQQKGVTIIGPATVGGVKPGCFKIGNTGGMMDNILHSKLYRPGSVAYVSRSGGMSNELNNIISKASNGVLEGVAIGGDRYPGTTFMNHIMRYQENPDVKLIVLLGEVGGVEEYEVCEALKTKRITKPLIAWCIGTCASMFNSEVQFGHAGSIAHSNLETASAKNAALKAAGAYVPDSFDTLGELMHTVYEKLVKEGTIVPEPELPPPTVPMDYNWARELGLIRKPASFMTSICDERGQELLYAGMPVTEVLKQNVGIGGVVSLLWFQRCLPATYCKFLEMSLMLTADHGPAVSGAHNTIVCARAGKDLVSSLVSGLLTIGDRFGGALDGAARMFSEAYDAGLHPQEFVNNTRKEGKLIMGIGHRIKSINNPDMRVKLIKEFVMENFPARPLVEYALEVEKITTSKKPNLILNVDGIIACAFVDMLRKSGSFTREEAQEYIEIGAINSLFVLGRSIGFIGHYMDQKRLKQGLYRHPWDDISYVLPEQYN, encoded by the exons ATGTCGGCGAAAGCGATTCGCGAGGCAACAGGGAAGGATCTAATTAACCGTAAACTTCCTTCTGGCACTAACGCTGTACAATGTAGATTCGTGACCATCACAGAACATACAAATTGGGCAGATGTTTTAAACAGCAATCCCTGGCTAAAGTCGGAGAGCCTGGTCGTGAAGCCTGATCAATTGATCAAAAGACGTGGAAAGCTCGGTTTGATTAAAGTAAACGTAAACTGGGCTACGGCTAAGCAATGGATCACGGACAGAATGAACAAGGACCAACAAATTGGAAAAACAACTGGAAAACTTCGAACATTTATCATCGAACCTTTTGTTCCGCACAAACAG GAAGAGGAAGCTTATGTCTGTATCTATTCCCACCGGAAAGCCGATACTATTTTATTCCATCATGAAGGCGGCGTTGATATCGGAGACGTTGACGCGAAAGCTTTGAAGCTAGAGGTACCCGTTGGAGAAGGATTACCGGATCAAGCTACATTAATGAAGAAGCTATTAACGAACGTTGCGAATGATAAAAAAGA AACTATTGCCAAATTTATAGAATCTCTGTATAAGCTTTACGTTAATTTGTACTTTACATACTTGGAAATAAATCCGTTGGTAGTGACGGACAATGGAATTTATATACTGGATCTTGCTGCAAAACTGGACACGACCGCGGACTTCGTGTGTAGACCAGATTGGGGAGAAATCGATTATCCACCACCGTTTGGACGGGATGCTTACACGGAAGAGGCCTATATCGCCGATCTAGACGCGAAATCCGGAGCTAGCTTGAAACTAACCATTCTTAATCCTGCTGGTCGGATATGGACAATGGTTGCTGGCGGTG GAGCATCCGTCATTTATTCAGACACCATTTGTGATTTGGGAGCTGCGACCGAACTTGCTAATTACGGCGAATACTCCGGTGCACCCAGCGAGCAGCAAACTTACGATTACGCGAAAACTATATTGAGTCTGATGACAAAGGAGAAGCGTAAAGAGGGCAAAGTATTGATAATCGGTGGCGGTATTGCAAACTTTACAAATGTAGCCGCTACCTTCAAGGGTATCGTTAAGGCATTGCAAGAGTACCAGCCGAAGCTTGTAGAACACAATATACAGATATTCGTACGAAGAGCAGGACCCAACTATCAAGAAGGACTGAG AATTATACGGGAAGTTGGTAGAAGACTAGGTATTCCTGTTTACGTATTCGGACCTGAAACTCATATGACGGCCATATGCGCAATGGCATTGGGCAAGAAGCCGATTCCCGATCCCGAGACTCAAGAATTTTCCACCGCAAACTTTTTGCTACCTTCTGGACAGGATGTCGGGCCCACAGCTCCTTCGAAAAGTACTTCTTGTTCACCTACCAAACAACCGAAATTAAAAGCAAGCGAGTCCGTTGACGGATCCGCGAACAAACAACTTTTCAGTAGTAAAACTAGGGCCATCATTTGGGGGATGCAAACCAGAGCCGTTCAAAGTATGTTAGACTTCGACTTTGTTTGTCGTAGATCTGAACCGTCTGTAGCTGCTATCGTATATCCGTTCACGGGTGATCATAAGCAAAAATTCTACTGGGGCCACAAAGAG GTGTTGATCCCAGTTTACAAACAGATGAAAGATGCGATGACTAAACACACGGACGCCGATGTTATGGTTACGTTCGCATCTTTAAGATCCGCTTACGACAGCGCGGTCGAAACTATGCAATTCCCTCAAATCAGAACGATTGCTATTATCGCTGAAGGCATACCCGAAAACATGACAAGAAAACTAATTCTAATGGCACAACAAAAAGGTGTTACCATTATTGGTCCTGCTACCGTTGGCGGTGTGAAGCCTGGTTGTTTCAAAATTGGTAATACCGGAGGAATGATGGACAATATTCTTCATAGTAAACTCTATAGACCTGGCAGCGTGGCGTACGTTTCACGTTCCGGCGGTATGTCGAACGAATTGAACAATATAATTTCCAAAGCTTCAAACGGAGTGCTGGAGGGTGTGGCGATCGGAGGAGACCGTTACCCAGGAACTACTTTTATGAATCATATAATGCGCTACCAAGAAAACCCAGATGTGAAGCTCATAGTTCTGTTGGGCGAAGTCGGTGGTGTGGAAGAGTACGAAGTATGCGAAGCACTCAAGACCAAGAGAATTACGAAACCATTGATCGCCTGGTGTATCGGTACCTGTGCCAGTATGTTCAATTCCGAGGTTCAGTTTGGCCATGCCGGATCAATAGCGCACAGTAACTTGGAAACTGCCTCCGCTAAGAACGCTGCGTTGAAAGCTGCCGGTGCGTATGTGCCCGACAGTTTCGACACGCTCGGAGAACTGATGCACACTGTTTACGAGAAACTTGTCAAAGAAGGGACGATTGTTCCAGAACCGGAGCTTCCTCCACCAACAGTTCCTATGGATTACAATTGGGCCAGG GAACTCGGCCTGATACGAAAACCGGCTTCGTTCATGACGTCCATCTGTGATGAACGCGGACAAGAACTATTGTACGCTGGAATGCCTGTCACCGAAGTACTAAAGCAGAACGTAGGAATTGGTGGTGTAGTTTCACTTTTATGGTTCCAACGGTGCTTACCGGCCACGTATTGTAAATTCCTGGAAATGTCTTTGATGTTGACGGCTGATCACGGTCCTGCAGTGTCAGGAGCGCACAACACCATCGTATGTGCTCGAGCTGGCAAAGATCTGGTTAGCTCGTTGGTATCCGGCCTCTTAACTATC GGTGATCGTTTTGGTGGAGCATTGGACGGTGCGGCCCGTATGTTCTCCGAGGCCTACGATGCCGGCTTACATCCGCAAGAATTTGTAAACAATACACGTAAAGAGGGCAAACTGATTATGGGTATTGGTCATCGTATAAAGTCCATAAATAATCCGGACATGAGAGTGAAACTTATCAAAGAATTCGTAATGGAGAATTTCCCTGCTAGGCCTTTGGTCGAATATGCATTGGAAGTTGAAAAGATAACTACAAGCAAGAAAcctaatttaattttgaatGTGGATGGTATTATTGCCTGTGCCTTCGTGGATATGTTGAGGAAAAGCGGTAGCTTCACTAGAGAAGAAGCACAAGAGTATATCGAGATTGGTGCTATAAACAGTTTGTTCGTTCTTGGTAGGAGCATAGGTTTCATTG GTCACTATATGGACCAAAAGAGGTTGAAACAAGGTCTGTACCGACATCCGTGGGATGATATTTCTTACGTATTGCCAGAACAATACAATTGA
- the Hmt-1 gene encoding ABC transporter ATP-binding protein/permease Hmt-1: MNTTLTYCPPNITFTEIWVDHGMSKCFMDTVNTIVISLYLLIFGTIQLWMYRKYGTETPASLLPKNKLYTLQKVLLYFVPILSVLRIIFQGTILDDKKVYGYMILTTVLTVIVYPYSVYILKIERHKLLPSVPPQGHGIVLLGFWTLAFVVENLVFVNIEKLDWWFHLNTLTDQIEMALFVLRYVSSLIIFALGLKAPGLTGNSDPEYRTIGPDGPTTRPGYYQGRPDDNVSAWKNAWYKVKVLAPFLWPKKSFTLQLRVIFCFALLISGRLINLYVPIYNKKIVDSVTDNSEAFRWDLVLIYVAFKFLQGGGTGGMGVLNNARSFLWIRIQQYTTREIEVELFRHLHSLSLRWHLGRKTGEVLKAMDRGTDSINNLLNYVLFSIVPTIVDIIVAVVFFISAFNKWFGLIVFVTMSLYIAATIMVTEWRTKFQRRMNLADNAQRAQSVDSLLNFETVKYYGAETYEVDSFRKTIITFQAEEWKSLITLNILNTLQNVVVCSGLLAGSLLCLHMIVTKQGLTVGDYVLFASYIIQLYMPLNWFGTYYRAIQKNFIDMENMFDLLREEQEVIDAPGAGSLIVENGQVEFSNVTFGYSPEKMILKNVSFVVPPGKSVALVGPSGAGKSTIVRLLFRFYDVDQGAILIDGQNIKTVKQDSLRRAIGVVPQDTVLFNNTIKYNIRYGRIEAVDADVIAAAQNADIHERILTFPNGYETQVGERGLRLSGGEKQRIAIARTILKEPVVVLLDEATSALDTHTERNIQAALSRVCANRTTVIIAHRLSTIIHVDEILVLKDGEIVERGKHEELISYNGMYHSMWHAQLQNDQDVANVPNGGDVQPEADVSTSQTV, from the exons ATGAATACCACATTGACTTATTGTCCTCCAAACATAACGTTTACCGAAATCTGGGTAGATCATGGAATGTCAAAATGTTTTATGGATACTGTTAATACTATCGTGATTTCATTGTATCTGTTAATTTTTGGTACAATACAACTTTGGATGTACCGTAAATATGGAACAGAAACTCCTGCATCCTTGTTACCCAAAAATAAACTATACACTCTACAGAaagttcttttatattttgttcCAATACTTAGCGTACTGAGAATAATCTTCCAAGGTACAATTTTAGATGATAAAAAGGTTTATGGTTATATG ATTCTCACAACAGTTTTAACTGTAATCGTGTATCCATACTCTGTCTATATATTAAAGATAGAGAGGCACAAATTGCTACCTAGCGTGCCACCACAAGGTCATGGTATCGTTTTATTGGGCTTTTGGACCTTGGCATTTGTTGTTGAAAACCTCGTTTTTGTTAACATTGAGAAACTCGACTGGTGGTTTCATTTAAACAC ATTGACCGACCAAATCGAGATGGCACTGTTTGTTCTGCGTTATGTCAGCAGTCTGATTATCTTTGCCTTAGGACTCAAAGCCCCAGGGCTAACCGGTAATTCAGATCCAGAGTATCGTACTATCGGACCAGATGGTCCAACTACACGGCCAGGATATTATCAAGGT AGACCCGACGATAACGTTTCAGCGTGGAAAAATGCCTGGTATAAAGTCAAAGTTTTAGCGCCATTTTTATGGCCTAAGAAGAGCTTCACGCTTCAACTGAGggttattttttgttttgcgtTACTAATATCTGGACGTTTAATAAATCTATATGTTCCAATTTATAATAAGAAAATCGTGGACAGCGTTACTGACAATTCTGAAGCATTCAG GTGGGACCTCGTATTAATATATGTGGCATTCAAATTCTTACAAGGAGGAGGTACAGGTGGCATGGGAGTACTGAATAATGCCCGATCATTCTTATGGATTCGAATACAACAGTATACTACCAGAGAAATTGAAGTAGAGTTGTTCAG aCATTTACATAGTTTGAGTTTACGCTGGCATCTTGGAAGAAAAACGGGGGAAGTATTAAAAGCTATGGATCGTGGTACCGATTCTATAAACAATCTTTTGAATTACGTTCTCTTTTCCATTGTGCCGACAATCGTCGACATTATCGTAGCCGTTGTATTTTTCATAAGCGCGTTTAACAAATGGTTCGGATTAATCGTATTCGTAACTATGAGTCTCTATATAG CCGCAACAATCATGGTTACCGAGTGGCGTACAAAGTTCCAAAGGCGAATGAACTTGGCAGACAACGCTCAGAGAGCGCAAAGCGTTGACAGTCTACTGAATTTCGAGACGGTCAAGTATTATGGAGCAGAAACGTACGAAGTGGATAGCTTTAGGAAAACGATAATAACGTTTCAGGCAGAAGAATGGAAGTCGTTGATTAcgctaaatattttaaatacattGCAAAATGTAGTTGTTTGCAGCGGTCTGCTAGCTGGATCTCTACTTTGTTTACACATG ATTGTAACCAAACAAGGTTTAACAGTTGGTGATTACGTCTTGTTTGCAAGTTACATCATTCAACTTTACATGCCATTAAATTGGTTTGGGACATATTACCG TGCGATACAAAAGAATTTCATTGACATGGAGAATATGTTTGACCTTCTACGAGAAGAGCAGGAAGTAATCGATGCGCCAGGCGCAGGATCGTTAATAGTGGAGAATGGTCAAGTGGAATTTTCGAACGTGACATTTGGTTACAGTcctgaaaaaatgattttaaagaaTGTTAGCTTCGTCGTTCCACCAGGGAAAAGCGTTGCTCTGGTTGGACCGTCCGGAGCTGGAAAATCGACTATAGTACGATTGCTGTTCAGATTCTACGATGTAGATCAAGGAGCGATTCTGATCGACGGTCAGAATATAAAAACAGTTAAGCAGGATTCATTGAGACGCGCGATAGGTGTTGTGCCTCAAGACACAGTATTATTCAACAacactataaaatataatattcgatACGGTCGTATCGAGGCTGTAGATGCGGATGTAATCGCGGCAGCTCAAAATGCAGATATTCACGAACGGATTCTCACGTTTCCAAATGGTTACGAGACGCAG GTAGGCGAAAGGGGTCTTCGGTTGAGTGGCGGAGAAAAACAACGCATCGCTATCGCGCGAACAATATTAAAAGAACCTGTAGTTGTACTCTTAGATGAAGCAACGAGCGCGCTCGACACCCATACGGAGCGTAACATTCAAGCTGCGTTAAGTAGAGTGTGCGCCAATCGAACAACCGTCATCATAGCGCACAGATTGTCCACGATTATACATGTTGACGAAATCCTTGTCTTGAAGGACGGAGAAATCGTAGAAAGAGGCAAACATGAGGAGCTTATTTCTTATAACGGGATGTATCATTCTATGTGGCACGCGCAGTTACAAAACGATCAAGACGTTGCCAATGTGCCGAATGGCGGCGACGTTCAACCGGAGGCCGATGTGTCAACATCTCAGACAGTTTGA
- the LOC143365714 gene encoding serine/threonine-protein kinase 16, with the protein MNSIGLSLILKMGCICSKETVTVNSRNYTVREHLGEGGFSTVLLAEDTETHKKYAIKKIICHGLEDQRLAAKEIEYHNLVKHPNVIECIDSTYKGTADPVINATSEVLIVLPYYHRGTLGNELERRMKNKDYMSSLDILNIFLQICEGVKAFHEAKPDPLAHRDLKTTNIVLGDGSTPIIMDLGSVAPARVKVCGSQAAQTLQDVAAERCSMPYRAPELFNVESYCMVDERTDIWSLGCILYALCYFKSPFDAVYERGDSVALAVMSANITFPEDAPYNEDMQNLILSMLKVNPMERPYIYSVIESIHDLIAKLENRA; encoded by the exons ATGAATAGTATTGgtttaagtttaattttaaaaatgggcTGTATATGCTCCAAAGAAACTGTCACAGTAAATTCAAGAAATTATACGGTTCGTGAACATCTTGGAGAAGG TGGATTCAGTACCGTACTTTTAGCCGAAGATACAGAGACGCATAAAAAGTATGCTATTAAGAAGATCATCTGTCATGGTCTGGAAGATCAGAGACTCGCAGCAAAAGAAATAGAATACCATAATCTTGTGAAACACCCGAATGTAATAGAGTGTATAGATTCTACTTACAAAGGAACTGCGGATCCAGTtattaatgctaccagtgaAGTATTAATTGTTTTACCCTATTATCAT aGGGGTACACTTGGTAACGAGTTGGAAagacgaatgaaaaataaagattacATGAGTTCGCTggacattttaaatatttttttacaaatatgtgAAGGTGTGAAAGCATTTCACGAAGCAAAACCAGATCCTCTTGCTCACAGGGATCTAAAGACTACGAATATAGTTCTGGGCGATGGAAGTACACCGATTATAATGGATTTAG GTTCTGTAGCACCTGCCAGAGTAAAAGTTTGTGGATCACAAGCAGCGCAAACATTGCAAGATGTAGCAGCCGAAAGATGTTCGATGCCTTATAGAGCACCAGAATTATTTAATGTGGAGAGTTATTGTATGGTAGACGAACGAACAGATATTTGG TCTCTAGGCTGTATACTTTACGCGCTTTGCTACTTCAAATCGCCCTTTGACGCTGTTTACGAAAGGGGAGACAGCGTGGCATTAGCAGTCATGAGCGCGAATATTACATTCCCGGAAGATGCACCCTATAACGAG GACATGCAAAATCTGATTTTATCGATGTTGAAGGTGAACCCAATGGAACGTCCTTACATATACAGCGTTATAGAAAGTATCCATGATCTTATCGCTAAATTGGAGAATAGAGCATAA